TTGCATTCCTCTTTAACTGGAGCCTTGGGCTTGGCAAAGACAAGCAGGTCTTTGATCGTCCTGTCGAGCCTGTCGATCTGATGGATGCTCTCTTCGGTCATCTCCCGCTTGGGATCCCCATAGGGGAAGGAATCGACGATGATCTCGCTTGCGCTTCTGATGCCTGCGAGAGGATTCTTTATCTCATGGGCGATGCTGGCGGCGAGCTCGCCAACGGCGGCCAGCCTCTCCGATTCTATGAGCTTGGTTTCCATTTCCTTCAGCTTTGTTATATCTCTGACTATGGCCGAGCTTCCGATGGGATTTCCACTTTTGTCCCGCAACGCCGTTCTCGTGATGGCTACACAGATCTTACGGCCATCCTTTCTTATCCTTTCTGTGATGAGAGACTTAACGTATCCTTTTGCGCTGACCTCCCTGGAGATCATCTCCAGTTCCTGGCTTTTCAGCAGATGCTCGGGGAGAAGCTTTTCAAAGCCCTTTCCCAGCATCTCTTTTTCAGAATATCCGTAGATCTGCTCGGCAGCTTTGTTCCATGAAGTGACCTTTCCGTTGAGGTCCATTCCGATAATGGCTTCCGCAGCATCGTTGATTATCGTGTAAAGATAATCCTTAACCTTCTCCAGTTCCTCTGTTTTCTTCCGGATCTCCTCTTCATAGTTTCTTCGGTACCGGATGGCGAGCCAGGCAACAAGCGAAGCCATGGCCAGAGACGAGATAACCGCTCTGATTCCGTAGAAGAGGTGTGTGTAGAAGACTGGAAGATCCCTCAGGTTAAATAGGATGTGCTGCAGGTAAAACCATAGAGAGAGGAGCAGGGAGATCGTGATAAGGGGAAGCACGATGAAGTGCCACAGCCTGATCCTTTTAAGCATCAAGAGGCTCTTCCTTTCCCAGCCATTTTCTTGATTTGAAAATATACCATCAAAGCGGGGTAGCATCAACGCCGCAAACTCCAGTAAAAAATGAATTGTGTCAGGATGTTGAAAAAGGTAAAATTATCAAGAAAATGAGGAGCTTTTTTATGATCAAGGTTGCTGCCATTCAGATGAACTCCACAGATAAAAGAGACCTGAACATCGAAAAGGCGGAAAGATTTATCAAGCAGGCTTCCTCCGGAGGAGCAGAGCTCATTGCACTTCCGGAATACTTCTCGTATCTGAGCTCCGAAGGAGAAGAGATTCCCTATGCCGAACCGATCGGCGGAGAGTTGATAGAAAGAATGAGGAATCTGGCAAAGGACCTCGGGATCTTCCTGCTATGCGGCAGCATTCCGGAGAAGATCAAGAGAAGCAAGAAGATTTACAATACGAGCGTCCTGATCGATCCGAAAGGGAAGAGCATAGGCGTTTACAGAAAGATCCACCTGTTTAACATCAACATTAAGGGGAAGGCAGCCTTTCAGGAATCCAACTACTATGAGGGGGGAAAGGACGTCGTACTCGTGAAGACGGATAAGGGAAAATGGGGGATGACCATCTGTTACGATCTGCGATTTCCGGAGTTGTTTAGGAGCCTGACCCTGAAGGGTGCGGAGATCATCTTCGTTCCTTCTGCCTTCACCTCCTATACCGGGATGTTCCACTGGATGGCGCTCCTGAGAGCAAGAGCTATTGAGAATCAGGTTTACATCGTGGCACCAGCCCAGGCGGGTAGGCACAGCGAGAAAAGGTCGAGCTATGGGCACAGCGCCATCATCGATCCCTGGGGAAAGGTCGTAGCTCTCCTTCAGGATGGGGAAGGAGTCGTTACAGCCAGACTTGACTTTCAGTACCTGAAGAGAGTGAGGAACAGCTTCCCCTGCCTGGAGCATATCACCCGTAAACTCATCCCCCGTCGCTGGCACTGAATGGAAAGCGGTAGGTTACCATCCGACTTGATGAAGAAACAGTGAAGTATTTTAAAAAGCTTGCTGCTCCGCTTTGAAAATCAGCGCTGTGGTCATAGGCAATATTACCTTGGAGAAAGGAGAAGGAGAATGGATAAACTTTTGAGTGCCGCGAAGAAGGCGATTATGAATGTTTTGAAAATCAAGAAAGGCGAGAAGGTCCTTCTCGTGACCGATAGGCAGAAGATGCCTGTGGCGGAAGCGCTGGCGTTCTGGTGCAAGAAGGCAGGGGCAGAGACAACGACCTACCTGATGACTGAAACACTGCGGCCAATTACGGAGCCGACGAAGCTGTTCGAGGAGATGATAAAAAAGGTAACCGTCACGATGTACATGCTCGATTCAAGGATCCAGGAGAAACCTTTCCGCTACTTCATGGTCAGGAACGGCTCCAGGTATGGAAGGATCTGTATGATGCCGGGTATCACGGTGGACATGATGGAGCGGCTCGTCAACATTGACTTCAAGCAGATGGACGATCTCTCCAGGAAGGTGATCAGGAAGATGACCGACGCGAAAGTGGTCCATGTGACCAATCCTCTAGGAACCGACATCAGATTCAGCCTGGAAGGAAGAAGGTGGGAAAACGACAACGGAAATATCAGCAAGAAGGGAAAGCATGGCAATCTCCCCGCCGGGGAGTGCTACACTGCCCCAGTCGAGGATTCCTTCACCGGCAGGATAGTCATGAGCCTCATCGATGATAAGGTCGGTTGGGGAGAGATGGAGTTCAAAGCTGGAAAGCTCGTGAGATTCAAGGGGAAAGGAATCGAAGCCGTGGTCAAGAATATCGGGAGCGATGAATCAGGCAGGATAGTCGGAGAGTTTGGCATCGGGACAAACAGGGGAGCGAAGATCTGCAAGAACATGCTCGAGGCTGAGAAGGCCTTCGGGACCTGCCACTTCGCCATCGGCGATTCCTATGGGCTCGGGAAGAACAAGAGCAAGCACCACTACGATGCCCTCGTCGAGAAGGTGACCATCACTTCAGACAGCAGATATATCCTCCAGAACGGCAAATTCCTTATCTAGCACCTGACCGTAATTTTATACAGAGCTTGACTATTCTTTGGCAGCGTGCTTTGAGTAATAATAGACGAAAACGCAGATGACTATGAGCATGATCAGACCGATCCACTGACCCCAGTGCTGATAATAGGCACGTGGCACATCTTCTACCAGTTTTTGCATTGTTTCTCCTCCGATGGTCCGAGTCTGCCATGTGTAGTTCATGCCTATGCTGATGTACTGGAGTATCCTCTCCTTTAGCCAGTCAAGATTGAGGACTGCGCCGAGCATTCCCATTAACGCTCCGCCAGCAATGAAGCCGGATGTGATGAGGATACCCGTGTCTCTTCTCGCATCGCTGACATCTTTCTTCTTGCTGCTCGTCTCGACCAGCCAGGCCAGGAATCCACCGACGAAAAGTGGCGTGGTGAGCTGGATCGGGAGGTACATTCCGAGGGCGAAGGGAAGGGGAGGCACTTTGCTCATCTCGAGTATCACGGCGATGAGAGCGCCGATTCCGTAAAGCAGCCAGGGCTGCTGCTGGTTCGGATCCATCAGGCTCTGGATGATGGTTGCCATCAGGTTCCCCTGCGGAGCCGGCACATTCGGATTGGGAACGAGAGCACCACCCTCCATGATGGCAAATCCGTAAGCCTTGTTGATGACGAGGATGGCAAGGCTCACGCATAAGGCAGAGACTACAGTCCCTAAGAACTTCCACCTCTGCTGATTCTGAGGTGTGGCGCCAAGCCAGTAGCCGATCTTTAGATCCGTGATGAATCCCCCGGCCATGGAGAGCGCCGTGCAGACGACACAGCCCATGATGAGCGCAATGATCATCCCCTTGGTTCCGGATCCTTCAGGAATGATCATGGAGAGAATGAGGCTCGTGATGATGAGGGTGATGAGCGTCATACCGGAAACGGGGTTCGTTCCGACGATGGCAATAGCCCTTGCCGCCACGGTAGTGAAGAGGAAAGCGAGGATAACCACGATGATCAGCCCGACGATAGCAACGGAAAACGCCTTGGTTACAAATGTAAAGAAGACGAGTATGGATAGCAGGAAGATGCCGACCAGGGAGATTATCAATTTCATGGAGATATCTCTATCCGTTCTTATCGTTGCGCCAGCATGCGATGTGCCGAACATTTCTTTGAATCCAACTGCAAACGAGGAGACGATGATCTTTGCCGATTTGATGATGCCGATAATCCCGGCGCAGGCAATGGCGCCGATCCCGATCTTCTGGACATATGCGGAGAAGATCTCCCTCTCGGTCATCATGGCGATGGCTTTCGTTCCCGGAGCGATGATGGTATCGCCAAGGTGTTGTCCGAAGAAGAAAACGGCCGGCACGAAGATAAGAAAGGAGAGGAAGCTTCCCGCCACTATAATCGAGGAGTATCTCAGGCCGATGATGTAGCCGAGCCCGAGGATGGCGGTCAGCGCATCCAGTTTGAGAACCATCCGGTACTTCTCGGCGAGGAATTGCCCTAACCCCGCGAAGATCTTCTTCGATTCCAGGTGAAAGTTCCAGCCGTAAAGGACATCGGCGATAAAATCATAGATGCCGCCGATGACCATGCTCCAGACGAGAACTTTCGCCTGGGCTCCCCCCGTTTCGCCGGTAACCAGGATCTCAGTCGTAGCCGTCGCTTCCGGGAATGGGAGCCTCCCGTGCTCTTCGACGCAGAAGTACCTCCTCAGCGGGATGAGGAAGAGGATCCCGATGCTGCCGCCGAGGAAAGCGGAGAGGAACGTCTCCAGAAGCGAGATATCCTTATCCATCCCCAGTATGTAGAAAGCGGGAATGACGAAGATCCCTCCTGCCACGACTACTCCGGAAGCCGCACCTATGGACTGGATGATGACATTCTCGAGGATTGTGTTCTTTCTTGCAAAGATGTTGGATAGCCCGACGGCGAGGATGGCAATCGGTATGGCGGCCTCGAATACCTGTCCGACCTTCAATCCCAGGTAAGCAGCGGAAAAGGAAAATATGACGGCCATCAAGACGCCGAAGAGGACGGAACGATTAGTTATCTCCGGCACGAGCTTCTCAGCGGGAACGACCGGGATGTATCTTTCGCCAGGCTTCAGTTCAGTATAGGCATTCGGTGGAAGAACTTTCTTATTGGACGGCTCCATAAGACCTCCCTTCAAGACTGATCATCATTGAAAACTTATCATCATTGAGGACTGGACATCGTTTCGCTTCTTATCTTATTTATGAATCTCATTGTGGATCTTATCCGTTCAACCCGCGCTTCTTTCCTCCTGGTCAAGAGCCTCCTATATACTATACAAATCCCCCCGCATGCAAGAACAACTTTTCCAATTGAAATTCTTTCAGAGCTGGCGGATGGCCATGATGGTAAGATCGTCTTTCGCTGTTGCCTGACCACGAAAAGTTCTGAGATCCCCAAGGCAGATCGCAACGAGTTTCTCTGGCGGCAATGCTTGATTCTTGTCTACCAGTTTGGCAAGACGCTCTCTTCCGTATTCTGTGCCGCTTGAGTTTTGCACCTCAGTAAGACCATCACTGAAAAGGAGAATTGTGTCTCCCTCGGCTAACTGTAATTTGATAGGAGAGAATTGCTGATCACAAAAGATACCTACTGGAAGGCCTGCTGCTTTCACATCTGATACGTTTCCATTCTGGATCAATAAGGGTGGAAGATGCCCTGCATTGCATATTTCCACTTGCCCTGAGCCTTCCGCTCTCCCACATACGAGAGTGGCATACTGTGTGGGCAGAGTGCTCTCGCAGAAGACGCGACTTGCCCGCTCCATCAGCTGATGGAGTGGTAAGCCCACAGAAATGAGGCTGCGAAACATCGCATGCAGATGAACCATGAGCATTGACGCTGCAACACCTTTCCCCGAAACATCTCCCAGGATAAAGTAGAGAGCTTCATCGTCTGACGTCACCAGATCGCAATAATCGCCACTGACAAAACCAGATGGCTCATAGTAGTAAGCAACCTCCCATCCGCTATATTGGAAATCCTTCTTCGGGAGGAGTCCCCTTTGGATCTGCGATGCCAGCTCTAAATCTTCCTCGAGAGCACGCTGCTGAGAGGGCGTCAGATGATCCAGGCACAATTGAATGACATGACATTGATATCCATAGCCATTGCCATCTCCTTTTTCAATAATATCAATCATCCATTTTATTTGATCAGCCAGAGGTCTTTCTGGGGGTGGGAGAGGAATTCGCAGCCGTCCTTCGTGACGACGATTACCTCTTCCATCGTGGCGATCCCGTGCCCCTGGCAGGTCACGCGGGGTTCCAGCGTGTAGACCTGACCTTCCTCGACTTTCTCGAAGGGAAGCGTGCCGTACCTTTCCCACCTCGGGCAGAGAAGCCCTGCGCCGTCGTGGGCTTTCCTTCCTATCTGGTGTCCGAGGGCATGGGGATACCCTTCGTACCCGAGCGATGTGATATGACTTCTCGCTACATCGTCCACCTGCCACCCTTCCACACCGGGCTTGATGAACTCGGCAGCCTTCTGGATGGCGTCCCGGACAGCATGGAAGGCCTTCAGAACTTCCGACGGAATTTCCTTTTCTCCCTCCCTCAGAAAGTACCAGGTTCTCTGCATGTCAGAACAGAAATCGTTCTTCCGGATGCCGAAGTCGATGTTCATGATGTGCCCCTTCTCCGTTTTCCTCTCCGTCGGCCCGAAGTGCGCCCCAGCAGTTTCCGGTCCGCTGAAAACGGAAGGACAATGGCCGGGATCCCAGGCAAGTTCGACTCCGGCTTTTTTTGCCTGATCGACGAGGAAAGCTGCGATCTCCGCTTCCGTCTGTCCGGCTTTCAGGAAGGATGTGACCTGATCGAACATCACTTCAGTCAAGCTGCAGACCGCACGGATCCTCTGAAGCTCTGCGGGCGATTTTCGCCCCCTCAGGGCGGAGATGATCTTTTCAGAAGAGATGATCCTGTCCGCAAAGGGAGAGCCTTCCAGATATTCTTTCAGCATGAGATACATCCCATGCGTCAGCCCGTCCGACATGACGTCGTTTTTCGAAAAGTTTATAGCTATTTTGTTGGGGTTAATCTTATCGATTGTTTCCAGGAGCGGTTCCCTGATCGAGCCGACATAGCCGATGACTTCCAAGTACAGTCCCTTGGATTCAATGTTCGCCTTGTCGAGGCTTCCGACGATGGCGATAGTCTTCCCCTGAGCCGTGATGATAAAGGCCGAGGCCCAGGTGCAGGAGGTCCCGAGAATGAGATCGATTGCTGGATCGTGGTTCGTTTCACTCTCCCTCAGGAAGATCAGCCACATATCCACATCTTTCTCACGCAGGATCCCGATTGCCTGCTGAATTTTTTCTTTGTACATGCTTCTTCTCCTCGGTAGATGCTTCCATCTAATCATTCACCGATAGATTTAACCGGCACACGTTTACTGCGACGATCATGGAATTCACTGTAGAAGAGAGCTAATCCAGGCTGCCGAGAGTCTTTTCGACCTCTTCGAGAATCTCGCACCGCTTGACCAGGGCTTTCATCGCGTCGTGGTCAGGATAGAGGGGACGATCCTCGTCAAGATGCTTCACGTACCTGCGGATGACGGTCCTGGCAGCCTGAACACCGCGCCCGGGGGTGAACTCGCGGAAATCGAGACCCTGCGCCGCTGCCATGAACTCTATCCCGAGGATGCCGTATGCGTTATCCAGGATCTGATCGTTCTTGATGGCGGTGTTCATCCCCATCGAAACGAAATCTTCCTGATCTGCGGCAGCGGAGATTGAGCCGATGCTGGCAGGAGCGGAGAGAATCCTCTGTTCCACGATGAGCATATCCGCCGTATACTGGCTTAGCATCATCCCGGAAAACATCCCGGCCCCTTTCGTCAGGAATGCGGGCAGACCCTGGCTCAAGGCAGGATTCGTCAGGCGGTTGAGTCGCCGCTCCGAGAGGACGCAGACCATGGTGATGGCGGCACCCGCCATATCCATGGGAATAGATACCGGAGAGCCCTGAAAATTGGCGCCGGTGAGGGTCAATTTGTGCTCGGGCAGGAAGATCGGATTATCGCCAACGCCGTTCAGTTCGATCTCTACCTGGCTCCTGGCCCAGGCGATAGCATCGTGAGCGGCGCCAATGACCTGCGGCGATGAACGCATTGAATAGGCGTCCTGAACTTTCGTCTTGATTTTGCCTGAGAGAAGATCGCTTCCCTCGATGCACTTCATGATGGTTCTGGCGCTTCGCACCGCTCCCCTGAAGCCGCGCACCTCGTGCAGGCGCACGTCGTAAGGCTTCATATTGGCGTAGAGTGCCTCGAGGGTCATCGCACAGGCAATCTCTGATTGCTTGAGCCACCGGTTCATGTCGTAAAGATGGATGGCACTCATAGCGGTTAGAAGATTGGAGCCGTTGATGATGGCAAGACCATCGCGTGCGTGCAGGCCAGGAATGAGAATGCCGGCTCGATCCATTGCTTCCTTTCCTGGCAGGCGCTTCCCTTGATAGAAAGCTTCTCCTTCCCCCATGAGGAGCAGGGCGATCTGCGACATGGGCGCCAGATCTCCGCAGGCCCCGACAGAACCCTTCTGACAGACAACCGGGGTGACTTCCTTGTTCAGCATCTCCACCAGCGTTAGAGTGATCTCGGGACGACAACCCGATTTTCCATGGGCGTGAACGTTGACCCGGCTCGCCATGGCACCGCGAACATACTCGACCGGCGCCGGCTCACCGATCCCCGCTGCATGATTGTAAATAAGATATCGCTGAAACTGCTGCACCTGCTCATCGGTCAGGATCACCTCCGACAGCTCACCAATCCCAGTGTTGATCCCGTACATGATCTCCCGGGCTTTGATCTTGTCTTCCAGCATGCGGCGGCACTCCCTGATCCGTTCCAGCGCGCCAGGATGAAGCTCCACCTTTTCGCCATGCCGGGCGATGCGGACCAGTTTTTCGGCCGTCAGTCCGGTTCCATCAAGAATGATCGTCATGTAGCTCTCCTTCCAAACCCCTCGGTATTGTCGAGGCTCCATGAAAATCCATGAAGCTCCTTCTTGTGATTGTAGCTTCGCTTCCTTTGAGGCTTCAGTTTAGCGAATAAACCCGGACTTGACAAGGTGCCCAGCGGACAGAGGCAGAACAAAACATCACACCCAGCGTTCGTACCTTACGATCTCTTTCAGCGGCAAGCGGTGT
This genomic window from Acidobacteriota bacterium contains:
- a CDS encoding ATP-binding protein, with the translated sequence MLKRIRLWHFIVLPLITISLLLSLWFYLQHILFNLRDLPVFYTHLFYGIRAVISSLAMASLVAWLAIRYRRNYEEEIRKKTEELEKVKDYLYTIINDAAEAIIGMDLNGKVTSWNKAAEQIYGYSEKEMLGKGFEKLLPEHLLKSQELEMISREVSAKGYVKSLITERIRKDGRKICVAITRTALRDKSGNPIGSSAIVRDITKLKEMETKLIESERLAAVGELAASIAHEIKNPLAGIRSASEIIVDSFPYGDPKREMTEESIHQIDRLDRTIKDLLVFAKPKAPVKEECNINDIVNRVFIVLKEDPAGENLKIETRLSENLSSRRADHQQIEQVLFNVGLNSMQAMNHHGTLTIRTYERDSKACISFTDTGTGIPENIRDQIFKPFFTTKARGTGLGLSIVKKIVASHGGEIKIETEEGKGTTFTICLP
- a CDS encoding carbon-nitrogen hydrolase family protein; this translates as MIKVAAIQMNSTDKRDLNIEKAERFIKQASSGGAELIALPEYFSYLSSEGEEIPYAEPIGGELIERMRNLAKDLGIFLLCGSIPEKIKRSKKIYNTSVLIDPKGKSIGVYRKIHLFNINIKGKAAFQESNYYEGGKDVVLVKTDKGKWGMTICYDLRFPELFRSLTLKGAEIIFVPSAFTSYTGMFHWMALLRARAIENQVYIVAPAQAGRHSEKRSSYGHSAIIDPWGKVVALLQDGEGVVTARLDFQYLKRVRNSFPCLEHITRKLIPRRWH
- a CDS encoding aminopeptidase gives rise to the protein MDKLLSAAKKAIMNVLKIKKGEKVLLVTDRQKMPVAEALAFWCKKAGAETTTYLMTETLRPITEPTKLFEEMIKKVTVTMYMLDSRIQEKPFRYFMVRNGSRYGRICMMPGITVDMMERLVNIDFKQMDDLSRKVIRKMTDAKVVHVTNPLGTDIRFSLEGRRWENDNGNISKKGKHGNLPAGECYTAPVEDSFTGRIVMSLIDDKVGWGEMEFKAGKLVRFKGKGIEAVVKNIGSDESGRIVGEFGIGTNRGAKICKNMLEAEKAFGTCHFAIGDSYGLGKNKSKHHYDALVEKVTITSDSRYILQNGKFLI
- a CDS encoding oligopeptide transporter, OPT family yields the protein MEPSNKKVLPPNAYTELKPGERYIPVVPAEKLVPEITNRSVLFGVLMAVIFSFSAAYLGLKVGQVFEAAIPIAILAVGLSNIFARKNTILENVIIQSIGAASGVVVAGGIFVIPAFYILGMDKDISLLETFLSAFLGGSIGILFLIPLRRYFCVEEHGRLPFPEATATTEILVTGETGGAQAKVLVWSMVIGGIYDFIADVLYGWNFHLESKKIFAGLGQFLAEKYRMVLKLDALTAILGLGYIIGLRYSSIIVAGSFLSFLIFVPAVFFFGQHLGDTIIAPGTKAIAMMTEREIFSAYVQKIGIGAIACAGIIGIIKSAKIIVSSFAVGFKEMFGTSHAGATIRTDRDISMKLIISLVGIFLLSILVFFTFVTKAFSVAIVGLIIVVILAFLFTTVAARAIAIVGTNPVSGMTLITLIITSLILSMIIPEGSGTKGMIIALIMGCVVCTALSMAGGFITDLKIGYWLGATPQNQQRWKFLGTVVSALCVSLAILVINKAYGFAIMEGGALVPNPNVPAPQGNLMATIIQSLMDPNQQQPWLLYGIGALIAVILEMSKVPPLPFALGMYLPIQLTTPLFVGGFLAWLVETSSKKKDVSDARRDTGILITSGFIAGGALMGMLGAVLNLDWLKERILQYISIGMNYTWQTRTIGGETMQKLVEDVPRAYYQHWGQWIGLIMLIVICVFVYYYSKHAAKE
- a CDS encoding PP2C family protein-serine/threonine phosphatase: MIDIIEKGDGNGYGYQCHVIQLCLDHLTPSQQRALEEDLELASQIQRGLLPKKDFQYSGWEVAYYYEPSGFVSGDYCDLVTSDDEALYFILGDVSGKGVAASMLMVHLHAMFRSLISVGLPLHQLMERASRVFCESTLPTQYATLVCGRAEGSGQVEICNAGHLPPLLIQNGNVSDVKAAGLPVGIFCDQQFSPIKLQLAEGDTILLFSDGLTEVQNSSGTEYGRERLAKLVDKNQALPPEKLVAICLGDLRTFRGQATAKDDLTIMAIRQL
- a CDS encoding Xaa-Pro peptidase family protein encodes the protein MYKEKIQQAIGILREKDVDMWLIFLRESETNHDPAIDLILGTSCTWASAFIITAQGKTIAIVGSLDKANIESKGLYLEVIGYVGSIREPLLETIDKINPNKIAINFSKNDVMSDGLTHGMYLMLKEYLEGSPFADRIISSEKIISALRGRKSPAELQRIRAVCSLTEVMFDQVTSFLKAGQTEAEIAAFLVDQAKKAGVELAWDPGHCPSVFSGPETAGAHFGPTERKTEKGHIMNIDFGIRKNDFCSDMQRTWYFLREGEKEIPSEVLKAFHAVRDAIQKAAEFIKPGVEGWQVDDVARSHITSLGYEGYPHALGHQIGRKAHDGAGLLCPRWERYGTLPFEKVEEGQVYTLEPRVTCQGHGIATMEEVIVVTKDGCEFLSHPQKDLWLIK
- a CDS encoding aromatic amino acid ammonia-lyase, translating into MTIILDGTGLTAEKLVRIARHGEKVELHPGALERIRECRRMLEDKIKAREIMYGINTGIGELSEVILTDEQVQQFQRYLIYNHAAGIGEPAPVEYVRGAMASRVNVHAHGKSGCRPEITLTLVEMLNKEVTPVVCQKGSVGACGDLAPMSQIALLLMGEGEAFYQGKRLPGKEAMDRAGILIPGLHARDGLAIINGSNLLTAMSAIHLYDMNRWLKQSEIACAMTLEALYANMKPYDVRLHEVRGFRGAVRSARTIMKCIEGSDLLSGKIKTKVQDAYSMRSSPQVIGAAHDAIAWARSQVEIELNGVGDNPIFLPEHKLTLTGANFQGSPVSIPMDMAGAAITMVCVLSERRLNRLTNPALSQGLPAFLTKGAGMFSGMMLSQYTADMLIVEQRILSAPASIGSISAAADQEDFVSMGMNTAIKNDQILDNAYGILGIEFMAAAQGLDFREFTPGRGVQAARTVIRRYVKHLDEDRPLYPDHDAMKALVKRCEILEEVEKTLGSLD